In one window of Primulina tabacum isolate GXHZ01 chromosome 8, ASM2559414v2, whole genome shotgun sequence DNA:
- the LOC142552653 gene encoding DNA-directed RNA polymerase 1B, mitochondrial-like, which yields MWRNLSKRSYLRKFKILSESHSSSKTNSGVIFPQDSIFLANSIPLNRNIWNCDLGLSQELIFWRKPELGIPKLAISSEMFGFCRNARGYGSAAEALVSTSEEDVDEVQELIGEMNKEIDVKESQQKQQKMVGGMGVGKYNALRRRQIKMETEAWEDAAREYQELLVDMCEQKLAPNLPYIKSLFLGWFEPLRDAIAAEQDLCKDGKNRGAYAPYFDHLPAGMMAVITMHKLMALLMTGGGNGSARVVQAACHIGEAIEHEARIHKFLESSKRKNALNRISGEEPDNAVNEQVKLRKKVTMLMKKQRVQQVRKIVKQQDDFKPWGQDNHVKVGCRLIQILMETAYIQPPVDQFEDGPPDIRPAFVHTLRSVETQKGLRRYGVIECDPLVHKGLEKTARHMVIPYMPMLVPPLNWTGYERGAYLFLPSYIMRTHGAKQQRDVIKRTPKLQLEPIFQTLNVLGSTKWKVNKRMLSVIDRIWANGGRLADLVDREDVPLPEEPDTENEAAMKKWKWKVKAVKKENRERHSQRCEIELKLAVARKMKDEDGFHYPHNLDFRGRAYPMHPYLNHLGSDLCRGILEFAEGRPLGKSGIRWLKVHLANLYGGGVDKLSYDGRISFAENHLEDIFDSADRPLEGKRWWLGAEDPFQCLATCMNISEALRSPYPETTLSHMPVHQDGSCNGLQHYAALGRDKLGAAAVNLVTGDKPADVYSGIAARVLDIMKRDAAKDPATDPNVKRARLLINQVDRKLVKQTVMTSVYGVTYIGAREQIKRRLKERGAIEDDAELFAAACYAAKTTLTALGEMFEAARSIMSWLGDCAKIIAMENEPVRWITPLGLPVVQPYRKLGRHLIKTSLQVLTLQRETDSVLTKRQRTAFPPNFVHSLDGSHMMMTAIACSEAGLNFAGVHDSYWTHACDVDKMSKILREKFVELYEAPILENLLQDFELAFPNLNFPPLPERGDFDLREVLESTYFFN from the exons CTTAACAGAAATATTTGGAACTGTGATTTGGGTCTTTCTCAAGAATTGATTTTCTGGCGAAAGCCTGAATTGGGCATCCCAAAACTTGCTATTTCGAGCGAAATGTTCGGATTTTGTAGAAACGCTAGGGGTTATGGTAGTGCTGCTGAGGCTTTAGTTTCCACTTCTGAAGAAGATGTCGACGAAGTCCAAGAATTAATCGGGGAGATGAACAAGGAAATCGATGTGAAAGAATCGCagcaaaaacaacaaaaaatggTGGGAGGAATGGGAGTAGGTAAGTATAATGCTCTTAGGCGGAGGCAAATAAAGATGGAGACTGAAGCATGGGAAGATGCGGCTAGAGAATACCAAGAGCTTTTAGTGGACATGTGTGAGCAAAAATTGGCGCCTAATTTGCCTTACATCAAGTCATTGTTCTTAGGGTGGTTTGAGCCATTGAGGGATGCCATTGCTGCTGAGCAGGATTTGTGCAAGGATGGGAAGAATCGTGGTGCGTATGCGCCCTATTTTGATCACTTGCCTGCAGGAATGATGGCAGTTATTACAATGCATAAGTTGATGGCATTGTTGATGACTGGAGGAGGGAATGGCAGTGCCAGAGTAGTGCAAGCTGCATGTCATATTGGTGAAGCCATTGAACATGAG GCCAGGATACACAAGTTTTTAGAGAGTTCCAAGAGAAAAAATGCACTAAATAGAATTTCTGGAGAAGAGCCTGATAATGCAGTAAATGAACAAGTGAAACTTAGAAAAAAGGTTACAATGTTGATGAAGAAACAAAGAGTGCAGCAAGTTAGAAAAATTGTGAAGCAACAAGATGATTTTAAGCCCTGGGGCCAGGATAATCATGTAAAG GTTGGCTGCCGGTTGATTCAGATATTGATGGAAACAGCCTACATTCAACCTCCGGTTGATCAATTTGAAGATGGACCTCCTGACATTCGACCTGCATTTGTGCACACTCTCAGATCTGTAGAAACGCA GAAAGGCCTTAGGAGATATGGGGTGATTGAGTGTGACCCGCTAGTTCACAAAGGCCTGGAGAAAACT GCGAGGCACATGGTGATTCCGTATATGCCAATGTTGGTTCCTCCATTGAATTGGACGGG GTATGAGAGAGGAGCTTATTTATTTCTGCCGTCATATATCATGCGCACCCATGGAGCAAAACAACAACGTGATGTTATTAAACGAACTCCAAAATTGCAGTTAGAACCTATTTTCCAG ACGCTTAATGTACTTGGCTCTACCAAGTGGAAGGTGAATAAAAGAATGCTAAGTGTTATTGACAGAATCTGGGCTAATGGAGGCCGGCTTGCTGACTTGGTTGACCGTGAAGAT GTTCCTTTGCCAGAGGAACCAGATACAGAAAATGAGGCAGCGATGAAGAAGTGGAAGTGGAAAGTTAAAGCTGTGAAAAAAGAGAACAGAGAAAGGCATTCACAGCGATGCGAAATAGAACTTAAACTTGCT GTGGCTAGAAAAATGAAGGATGAAGATGGATTTCACTATCCTCACAATTTAGATTTCAGAGGGCGTGCATATCCCATGCACCCATACCTGAATCATCTCGGCTCTGATTTATGCCGAGGAATTCTAGAATTTGCAGAAGGACGCCCGCTTGGAAAGTCAGGGATACGCTGGTTAAAAGTACATTTAGCTAATTTATATGGAGGTGGAGTCGACAAATTATCTTATGACGGCCGAATATCTTTTGCTGAAAACCATTTGGAGGATATTTTTGATTCTGCAGACCGGCCTCTTGAAGGGAAGCGCTGGTGGTTAGGTGCGGAGGATCCTTTCCAATGTTTGGCTACATGCATGAACATATCTGAAGCATTAAGAAGTCCATACCCTGAGACTACTTTATCTCACATGCCCGTACACCAG GATGGTTCGTGTAATGGCTTGCAACATTATGCTGCCCTTGGAAGAGACAAG TTGGGGGCAGCGGCGGTCAATCTTGTTACCGGGGATAAGCCTGCTGACGTTTACTCTGGAATTGCTGCTAG AGTGCTTGATATTATGAAGAGAGATGCGGCAAAGGACCCTGCAACTGATCCAAATGTTAAGCGTGCAAGGCTGTTAATCAACCAG GTGGATAGAAAGTTAGTCAAGCAAACGGTAATGACATCAGTATATGGCGTCACTTATATCGGTGCACGTGAACAAATCAAGAGGAGGTTAAAGGAGCGAGGTGCTATTGAGGATGATGCAGAATTATTTGCTGCAGCTTGCTATGCTGCAAAA ACAACTTTGACAGCCTTAGGAGAAATGTTTGAGGCGGCACGAAGCATAATGAGTTGGTTGGGAGACTGTGCAAAG ATTATAGCCATGGAGAATGAACCTGTACGTTGGATAACACCACTTGGGCTCCCTGTTGTGCAGCCTTACCGCAAATTAGGAAGACACCTG ATTAAGACTTCTCTTCAGGTTCTTACATTGCAACGTGAAACCGACTCG GTGTTGACTAAGCGACAAAGAACAGCTTTCCCCCCAAATTTCGTTCACTCTCTTGACGGTTCCCATATGATGATGACTGCCATTGCCTGTTCAGAGGCGGGTTTAAACTTCGCag GAGTGCATGATTCATACTGGACTCATGCATGTGATGTTGACAAAATGAGCAAGATTCTCAGGGAGAAGTTCGTCGAGCTCTATGAGGCACCAATTTTGGAAAAT TTGTTGCAGGATTTTGAACTTGCTTTTCCAAATTTAAACTTCCCTCCTTTACCTGAACGGGGAGATTTTGACCTCAGGGAAGTCCTGGAATCGACCTATTTTTTCAACTAG
- the LOC142552656 gene encoding uncharacterized protein LOC142552656 yields MKRGHTARFTDRTSACAADPLPPSYNLPPRRRNTISTVGSGKLSSMRKNSDGVNDSASKQSMASFKNVDGYMFKGIVAAVPEEPRACGCVSPPPIVENVAPYSSIENVSVQRLAPEYKIGFDRLIKTKTPPMKASEIWREKPAILLCIRRPGCIMCRAEAHQLYSKKPIFDALGVQLYAVLHEHIETEVKDFWPRYWGGVVLFDRGQEFFKALGGGKLLKDKFISGFLLNPRAIANYKRAKAVGVDQNFKGEGEIKGGLFIVGRGKNGIAYQFIERNFGDWAPLAEVTEICTRIQSPPNSRSEVTKSIKGVEK; encoded by the exons ATGAAACGAGGCCATACTGCTCGTTTCACAGACCGCACCAGTGCTTGTGCAGCAGATCCTTTGCCACCATCATATAACCTTCCACCAAGAAGAAGAAACACGATTTCTACAGTCGGCTCTGGAAAACTGTCCAGTATGAGAAAAAATAGCGATGGAGTCAATGATTCTGCATCAAAACAATCTATGGCGAGTTTCAAGAATGTTGATGGATATATGTTTAAGGGAATTGTAGCAGCAGTGCCTGAAGAACCTAGAGCTTGCGGTTGTGTGTCGCCTCCCCCAATCGTCGAAAATGTGGCTCCCTATTCGAGTATTGAGAATGTCTCAGTTCAGAGGCTTGCTCCCGAGTATAAGATTGGATTTGACCGTTTGATCAAAACGAAGACACCTCCAATGAAGGCTTCTGAAATATGGCGTGAGAAACCAGCTATTCTTCTCTGTATCCGCCGGCCTGG GTGCATTATGTGTAGAGCTGAAGCCCATCAGCTGTATTCCAAGAAACCAATATTTGATGCTCTTGGGGTTCAACTGTATGCTGTTCTTCACGAGCATATAGAAACTGAG GTAAAGGATTTCTGGCCTAGATACTGGGGCGGAGTTGTGCTCTTTGACAGGGGACAAGAGTTTTTCAAGGCGTTAGGTGGAGGGAAGCTACTCAAGGACAAGTTCATCTCTGGTTTCTTGCTCAATCCGAGAGCCATTGCAAATTACAAGCGAGCAAAAGCTGTTGGAGTGGATCAAAACTTTAAAGGTGAAGGGGAGATCAAGGGTGGACTCTTCATAGTTGGGAGAGGAAAGAATGGCATCGCTTATCAGTTCATTGAGAGAAACTTCGGCGACTGGGCACCACTGGCTGAAGTTACAGAGATCTGCACTCGTATTCAG AGCCCACCCAATAGCCGGTCTGAGGTGACAAAATCGATAAAAGGTGTAGAAAAATGA